A window from Luteolibacter flavescens encodes these proteins:
- a CDS encoding Uma2 family endonuclease yields the protein MSSASVMLENPEIRARISPVTVAQYHQFAEFDEHGHRTELIRGILIEKMSKSPLHASVARRLFQILQDSLPEGHILLREDPLTFADSEPEPDLAIVRGVEEDFVTRHPSTAALVVEIAVTSIALDREKAAIYAEAGVAEYWIILPAERRVEIYRRPEGSSYRESRVMEGNGSIACEALPSLQVDLAEIFG from the coding sequence ATGTCGTCTGCCTCGGTGATGCTTGAGAATCCCGAGATCCGTGCCCGCATTTCGCCGGTCACGGTCGCGCAGTATCATCAGTTCGCCGAGTTCGACGAGCATGGCCACCGGACGGAACTCATCCGCGGCATCCTGATCGAGAAGATGTCCAAGTCGCCCCTGCACGCCTCGGTTGCCCGCCGCTTGTTCCAGATCCTGCAGGACTCGCTGCCTGAGGGACACATCCTGCTGCGGGAGGACCCGCTCACCTTCGCGGATTCAGAGCCGGAGCCGGATCTGGCCATCGTCCGGGGAGTGGAGGAAGACTTCGTCACCCGTCATCCCTCGACCGCCGCGCTGGTGGTGGAGATCGCGGTCACCAGCATCGCCCTCGACCGGGAGAAGGCGGCGATCTATGCAGAGGCCGGGGTCGCGGAATACTGGATCATCCTGCCCGCCGAGCGCCGTGTGGAGATCTACCGCCGCCCGGAGGGCTCATCGTATCGCGAGTCGCGGGTGATGGAGGGAAATGGCTCCATCGCATGTGAGGCGCTGCCTTCGCTCCAGGTGGATCTGGCGGAAATCTTCGGCTAG
- a CDS encoding WG repeat-containing protein, whose product MKIASPTPTDPLLYKISVDRTWGFINADGEVVIPPRFSRVEKFSEGLVAVMLAADGERREESGFIDAKGDFVIGPGAPPGFKFPGFLNFYSYGDFHEGRATFWVGDATGCGGYVDRTGKLVIPAEFADVKDFSEGVACVCLPRADGSSCGPTRAGFIDPEGGFVIPPDRKFSAQGFSEGRCVITSTSDDDSWSDSVIDREGKVIVAPGIYTSISSFEGGLARVVKGGKVGCIDPSGAEVIPPEFDHLWEFGPGESFTTGTKDGRSYVIDRTGQCVRELDLEPGVEVVWLRDGMVMVKRGVKRGFLDVEGRPLIPIEFDGAENFNGELAYAERDGWQGYINRRGDFVWKTDRWDGPSYKVKAPLSDFLPPGTVEALPLDFQRSDVVNAIIFATMDPFEEIGPWLNEAFGDRFRIWDEAPLPDCMDFGLSNEEISVVMQVCDVGGGEAEDFATYFASKDLVMFLEKHQPAVIGLLFLEVGPE is encoded by the coding sequence ATGAAAATCGCCTCCCCGACGCCGACGGATCCTTTGCTTTATAAGATCTCCGTCGACAGAACTTGGGGATTCATCAATGCCGACGGGGAGGTGGTGATCCCTCCGCGGTTCTCCCGGGTGGAAAAATTCTCGGAGGGATTGGTGGCCGTCATGCTGGCCGCGGACGGCGAACGGCGGGAGGAAAGCGGCTTCATCGATGCCAAGGGAGACTTCGTCATCGGTCCTGGCGCTCCGCCCGGGTTCAAGTTCCCCGGGTTTCTGAATTTCTACAGCTACGGGGACTTCCACGAAGGGCGGGCTACATTCTGGGTCGGGGATGCGACCGGATGCGGAGGCTATGTCGATCGCACCGGGAAACTCGTGATCCCGGCAGAGTTTGCGGATGTGAAAGATTTTTCCGAAGGGGTCGCCTGCGTCTGCCTTCCTCGTGCCGATGGCTCATCCTGTGGTCCGACGCGAGCCGGGTTCATCGATCCGGAAGGAGGGTTTGTCATTCCGCCGGATCGTAAATTCTCCGCCCAAGGGTTTTCAGAAGGGCGGTGCGTGATCACTTCCACGAGTGACGACGACTCGTGGTCCGATTCAGTCATCGACCGGGAAGGAAAGGTCATTGTCGCCCCGGGTATCTACACGTCGATCTCATCCTTCGAAGGAGGTCTCGCCCGGGTGGTTAAAGGCGGTAAGGTGGGATGCATTGATCCCAGCGGTGCGGAAGTCATCCCGCCGGAGTTCGACCACCTCTGGGAATTTGGTCCGGGCGAGAGCTTCACCACCGGAACCAAGGATGGCAGGTCCTATGTCATCGACCGGACGGGGCAATGCGTCCGTGAGCTTGATTTGGAGCCCGGCGTCGAGGTCGTGTGGCTGAGGGACGGCATGGTGATGGTCAAGCGCGGGGTGAAGCGGGGCTTTCTGGACGTGGAGGGGCGACCGCTCATCCCGATCGAGTTTGATGGCGCGGAGAACTTCAATGGCGAGCTGGCCTACGCCGAACGGGACGGTTGGCAGGGCTACATCAACCGGCGGGGGGATTTCGTATGGAAGACCGACCGATGGGATGGACCCTCCTACAAGGTGAAGGCACCGCTTTCCGATTTCCTGCCTCCCGGCACCGTGGAAGCACTGCCCCTGGATTTCCAGCGGAGCGATGTGGTGAACGCGATCATCTTCGCCACCATGGATCCTTTCGAGGAGATCGGTCCGTGGCTCAATGAAGCATTCGGAGACCGCTTCAGGATCTGGGATGAAGCGCCTCTGCCGGACTGCATGGACTTCGGACTATCCAACGAGGAAATCTCAGTGGTCATGCAGGTCTGCGACGTAGGGGGTGGTGAGGCGGAAGATTTCGCCACTTACTTCGCGAGCAAGGACCTGGTCATGTTTCTGGAAAAGCATCAACCGGCGGTGATCGGGCTTCTCTTCCTGGAAGTGGGGCCGGAGTAG
- a CDS encoding RNA polymerase sigma factor → MPALTSEPSDAWLLETLERYEKPLLKYALGQCGDREMARDAVQDTFLSLASEVTKARPQNLSAWLFSVCRNRLIDIRRKQFRLVPLEDDHLERDLDGIPGPSARIETEEKNSALLRMVESLPERERELVRLKFQAGLSYREISEITGITEGHVGYLLHHAVKELREQWLKEGHER, encoded by the coding sequence ATGCCCGCCCTGACTTCCGAGCCTTCCGACGCCTGGCTGTTGGAGACCCTCGAGCGCTATGAAAAGCCGCTCCTGAAGTACGCGCTCGGGCAGTGCGGGGACCGCGAGATGGCGCGGGATGCCGTGCAGGATACCTTCCTCAGCCTGGCGTCCGAGGTGACGAAGGCGCGCCCGCAGAATCTCTCCGCGTGGCTTTTCAGCGTCTGCCGGAACCGCCTGATCGACATCCGCCGGAAGCAATTCCGCCTGGTGCCGCTGGAGGATGATCACTTGGAGCGCGACCTCGACGGTATCCCCGGGCCGTCCGCCCGGATCGAGACCGAGGAGAAGAACAGCGCGCTGCTGCGCATGGTGGAGTCGCTGCCGGAGCGGGAGCGGGAGCTGGTAAGGCTGAAATTCCAGGCCGGGCTCAGCTACCGGGAAATCAGCGAGATCACCGGCATCACGGAGGGCCACGTGGGCTACCTGCTGCACCACGCGGTGAAGGAGCTGCGAGAGCAGTGGCTGAAGGAGGGTCACGAGCGATGA
- a CDS encoding DUF971 domain-containing protein, with the protein MSRLLNVLVIGNELALAFEDGEELYLPLDMLRRACPCAACQGEPDALGRVLRPVQQIGARGFELRKSEVIGGYAIQLFWADGHSTGLYTFDYLRRLSSLP; encoded by the coding sequence ATGAGCCGCCTGCTGAATGTCCTGGTGATTGGCAATGAACTCGCCCTCGCCTTCGAGGATGGCGAGGAGCTTTACCTGCCGCTCGACATGCTGCGGCGCGCCTGCCCGTGTGCCGCGTGTCAGGGCGAGCCGGATGCGCTGGGGCGCGTGCTGCGGCCGGTCCAGCAGATCGGCGCTCGCGGCTTCGAGCTGCGGAAGAGCGAGGTGATCGGCGGCTACGCGATCCAGCTCTTCTGGGCGGACGGTCACTCGACCGGGCTCTACACCTTCGACTACCTGCGCCGGCTCTCCTCGCTGCCGTGA
- a CDS encoding autotransporter domain-containing protein: protein MSAPEDDFEKLLAEAFASDGGELPPGEAEAATLAGDDDFERMLAEALDPGEIELSSAQRGELLAAFATAGAAPDAAEAAALEDFTAMLAGALDPGEIAFEDGQRRELIRQMTGAAAGDNLTAWALGEMPQAERERLERRMEVNASLREEALSYSRFCTRLSGALPALARPGWWERVRLRSVVFGSLARPAWAAAAAVVALLLTLMPRPQEGSGVPMATGGQGGEATPLAGIEPQPAGDGDPAPVVEDAGPMIAQVEPEVSPAVPVSPEIAEPVPAPMSLPVSDRPDMLPVVEPVAHEVEAYVFADPVLLPERSATASVSPVSPLAELPEVVGSAGLMASSTGTALSDAGLSVPFMEDGVPGEMMLAVNDSALRSFSNSDTEIGPGDSGSGSGPVVNPEHGSVTLANLQPYILPGLLGGSTSGRPKISESEGNRTISADFRLLDLELSPGNSVDAESWSASAGMTWQLSPEWQVGLSIGGIDSRLEVEGYGDVDVTGAAFGASLDWKKDGYHAALAYEVGLFDQELRRMSKGIAQAADQDATVHRLSFWFTREFEAGVWRHGPVAGFDASFGTLDSYQEAYPGGTIMGERQFTSLVTLVGWQAWGRFETPAGPVLPNFVAGWRHRPVVPDSTIGQTTVGQKFALDPQVPERDSVLLEGGLRWLPGDGAVFLDLTGSSEWRDGGESDKRLLLEVGVSF, encoded by the coding sequence ATGAGCGCGCCGGAGGACGATTTCGAAAAGCTGCTCGCCGAGGCATTCGCTTCCGACGGGGGCGAGCTGCCGCCCGGTGAGGCGGAGGCGGCCACGCTGGCGGGCGATGACGATTTCGAGCGGATGCTGGCCGAGGCGCTGGACCCGGGCGAGATCGAGCTGTCGTCGGCACAGCGCGGCGAGCTGCTGGCGGCGTTTGCGACGGCGGGCGCAGCGCCGGATGCTGCCGAGGCGGCAGCGCTGGAGGACTTCACCGCGATGCTGGCCGGAGCGCTGGATCCCGGTGAGATCGCTTTTGAAGATGGGCAACGCCGCGAGCTGATCCGCCAGATGACCGGCGCGGCCGCGGGGGACAATCTGACGGCATGGGCGCTGGGCGAGATGCCGCAGGCGGAGCGCGAGCGGCTGGAGCGGCGCATGGAGGTGAATGCCTCGCTGCGGGAGGAGGCGCTTTCCTACAGCCGGTTTTGCACGCGGCTGAGCGGGGCGCTGCCGGCGCTGGCCCGGCCGGGGTGGTGGGAGCGCGTGCGGCTGCGGAGCGTGGTCTTCGGCTCGCTGGCCCGCCCGGCGTGGGCGGCCGCTGCGGCGGTGGTCGCGCTGCTTCTCACCCTGATGCCCAGGCCGCAGGAAGGCTCCGGCGTGCCGATGGCGACGGGTGGGCAGGGCGGGGAAGCCACGCCGCTGGCCGGGATCGAGCCGCAGCCTGCGGGCGATGGCGATCCCGCACCTGTCGTGGAGGATGCCGGGCCGATGATCGCGCAGGTGGAGCCGGAGGTGTCGCCTGCGGTGCCGGTTTCTCCCGAGATCGCGGAGCCGGTGCCTGCGCCGATGTCGTTGCCGGTATCGGATCGCCCGGACATGCTGCCGGTGGTCGAGCCGGTGGCGCATGAGGTGGAGGCCTATGTTTTCGCGGACCCCGTCCTGCTACCCGAGCGCTCGGCCACGGCGTCCGTCTCGCCGGTGAGCCCGCTCGCGGAGCTGCCGGAGGTGGTGGGCAGCGCCGGGCTGATGGCTTCCTCCACCGGCACGGCATTGTCGGATGCAGGGCTGTCCGTCCCCTTCATGGAAGACGGCGTGCCGGGCGAGATGATGCTGGCCGTGAATGACTCCGCACTGCGCTCGTTCAGCAATAGCGACACGGAGATCGGTCCCGGGGACAGCGGCAGTGGCAGCGGGCCGGTCGTCAATCCGGAGCACGGCAGCGTGACGCTGGCAAACCTGCAGCCCTACATCCTGCCCGGCCTGCTGGGCGGTAGCACTTCCGGTCGGCCAAAGATCTCGGAGAGCGAGGGGAATCGCACCATTTCCGCGGACTTCCGCCTGCTGGATCTGGAGCTATCCCCCGGGAATAGCGTCGATGCGGAATCGTGGAGCGCGAGCGCCGGGATGACCTGGCAGCTCAGCCCGGAGTGGCAGGTCGGGCTGTCCATCGGCGGCATCGACTCGCGGCTCGAGGTCGAGGGATACGGCGATGTGGACGTGACCGGTGCAGCCTTCGGCGCGTCGCTGGATTGGAAGAAGGACGGCTACCACGCCGCGCTGGCGTACGAGGTCGGGCTCTTCGACCAAGAACTCCGCCGCATGAGCAAGGGCATCGCGCAGGCCGCGGACCAGGATGCGACGGTGCACCGGCTGTCCTTCTGGTTCACCCGCGAGTTTGAGGCGGGTGTCTGGCGGCACGGGCCGGTGGCCGGCTTCGATGCTTCATTCGGCACCCTCGACTCGTATCAGGAGGCGTATCCCGGCGGCACCATCATGGGCGAGCGGCAGTTCACCTCGCTGGTCACGCTGGTGGGCTGGCAGGCATGGGGTCGCTTTGAGACGCCGGCCGGTCCGGTCCTGCCGAATTTCGTCGCCGGGTGGCGTCACCGCCCGGTCGTCCCCGACTCGACCATCGGCCAGACGACGGTGGGTCAGAAATTCGCCCTCGATCCACAGGTGCCCGAGCGCGACTCCGTGCTGCTGGAAGGCGGCCTGCGCTGGCTGCCCGGCGATGGTGCCGTCTTCCTCGACCTCACCGGCAGCAGCGAATGGCGCGACGGCGGCGAGTCGGACAAGCGGCTGCTGCTGGAGGTCGGGGTGAGTTTTTGA
- a CDS encoding carboxy terminal-processing peptidase has protein sequence MSISRIRRAAMAAVAAATTLTACAQQANFDEVGRQMAIMLQNSHFARLPFNNLSQRFLDDFIADLDSGKSYFTQSDIDRFNKQYGKDISAMLLQENSMVAARDIYDTFKQRVEARVAETNRLLKENNFDFAKEESIERSRKGAAWPKDEAEAMENWRKQIKEAVLSETLRRDMIAQMAEKQGKPNPVKNDKDPKEKIALRYERFLHSVVKDVDDEDVAAMFLSSVARSFDPHTDYMSTREMDRFRDGMRNELVGIGALLQGEEDGATKIMGIVVGGPADKHGVLKLNDRVVAVDPDADGPREMVDIMFMKIDKVVDLIRGQKGTPVQMKVEPAGGAPGETVLISIVRDMVELKDEQASAEIIDMKSSDGEKTRLGVITLPSFYADFDEGKTRCSVDVERLLERLKEENIDGLVLDLRNNGGGALEEVRRMTGFFTRRGPVVQVKNTFGEIQVKESDAKDPIYDGPMVVLTDKSSASASEILAGALQDNNRAVVVGESSTFGKGTVQQPMDIGRMLPFFKARNKAGTLKVTIQKFYRPSGNSTQNKGVVPNVVLPSLTDGLEVGEAYLDHPLEYDRIRVAPDFAPLKKEDLFLPRLMELSTERVKASKDFSYVIEDVTKTKARIRENTVSLNLAERKKELDDIESQQRDRNAERKTRFAEVEKKDKDVFTFFKLTLDDVEKGGDLRPFDPSKENEENMRRAKDEVAELDDTPKWPSGLDPYKREGLSIVGDLVKITRNARMAGMLER, from the coding sequence ATGAGCATTTCCCGTATTCGCAGAGCCGCCATGGCGGCAGTCGCCGCCGCCACCACGCTCACCGCTTGCGCGCAGCAGGCGAATTTCGACGAGGTCGGGCGCCAGATGGCGATCATGCTGCAAAACAGCCACTTCGCCCGGTTGCCTTTCAATAACCTGAGCCAGCGCTTCCTGGACGATTTCATCGCGGACCTGGACTCGGGCAAGAGCTACTTCACGCAGTCCGACATCGACCGCTTCAACAAGCAGTATGGCAAGGACATCTCCGCCATGTTGCTCCAGGAGAACAGCATGGTCGCCGCGCGTGATATCTACGACACCTTCAAGCAGCGCGTGGAAGCGCGCGTCGCCGAGACGAACCGCCTGCTGAAGGAGAATAACTTCGACTTCGCCAAGGAAGAGAGCATCGAGCGCAGCCGCAAGGGAGCCGCCTGGCCGAAGGACGAGGCGGAGGCCATGGAAAACTGGCGCAAGCAGATCAAGGAGGCCGTGCTCTCCGAGACCCTCCGCCGCGACATGATCGCCCAGATGGCGGAGAAGCAGGGCAAGCCGAATCCGGTCAAGAACGACAAGGATCCGAAGGAAAAGATCGCCCTGCGCTACGAGCGCTTCCTCCACAGCGTGGTGAAGGACGTGGACGACGAGGACGTGGCCGCCATGTTCCTCAGCTCGGTCGCGCGGTCCTTCGACCCGCACACCGACTACATGAGCACCCGCGAGATGGATCGCTTCCGCGATGGCATGCGGAACGAGCTCGTCGGCATCGGCGCCCTGCTGCAGGGCGAGGAAGACGGCGCGACGAAGATCATGGGCATCGTGGTCGGCGGCCCCGCCGACAAGCACGGCGTGCTGAAGCTGAATGACCGCGTGGTGGCCGTGGACCCGGATGCGGATGGCCCCCGCGAGATGGTGGACATCATGTTCATGAAGATCGACAAGGTGGTCGATCTGATCCGCGGCCAGAAGGGCACGCCGGTGCAGATGAAGGTGGAGCCCGCGGGCGGAGCGCCCGGCGAGACCGTCCTCATCAGCATCGTCCGCGACATGGTGGAGCTGAAGGACGAGCAGGCCAGCGCCGAGATCATCGACATGAAGTCCTCCGATGGCGAGAAGACCCGCCTCGGCGTGATCACGCTGCCTTCCTTCTACGCCGACTTTGACGAGGGCAAGACCCGCTGCTCCGTGGACGTGGAGCGCCTGCTGGAGCGCCTGAAGGAAGAGAATATCGACGGCCTCGTGCTCGACCTCCGCAACAACGGCGGCGGTGCGCTGGAGGAAGTCCGCCGCATGACCGGCTTCTTCACCCGCCGCGGCCCCGTGGTGCAGGTCAAGAACACCTTCGGGGAAATCCAGGTGAAGGAGTCCGACGCGAAGGACCCGATCTATGACGGCCCGATGGTGGTGCTGACCGACAAGAGCAGCGCCTCCGCCAGCGAGATCCTCGCCGGTGCGCTGCAGGACAACAACCGCGCCGTCGTGGTGGGCGAGTCCTCGACCTTCGGCAAGGGCACCGTGCAGCAGCCGATGGACATCGGCCGCATGCTTCCCTTCTTCAAGGCCCGCAACAAGGCCGGCACCCTGAAGGTGACCATCCAGAAATTCTACCGCCCGTCCGGCAACTCCACGCAGAACAAGGGCGTGGTGCCGAATGTGGTGCTGCCGAGCCTGACCGACGGGCTGGAAGTCGGCGAGGCCTACCTGGACCACCCGCTGGAGTATGACCGCATCCGCGTCGCTCCCGACTTCGCCCCGCTGAAGAAGGAAGACCTCTTCCTGCCCCGCCTGATGGAGCTCAGCACCGAGCGTGTGAAGGCTTCGAAGGACTTCTCCTACGTCATCGAGGACGTGACGAAGACCAAGGCCCGCATCCGCGAGAATACCGTTTCCCTGAACCTGGCCGAGCGTAAGAAAGAACTCGACGACATCGAGTCCCAGCAGCGCGACCGCAATGCCGAGCGCAAGACCCGCTTCGCCGAGGTGGAGAAGAAGGACAAGGATGTCTTCACCTTCTTCAAGCTCACGCTCGATGATGTGGAAAAAGGTGGCGATCTCCGCCCCTTCGACCCGAGCAAGGAGAACGAGGAAAACATGCGCCGTGCGAAGGACGAAGTCGCCGAGCTGGATGACACGCCGAAGTGGCCGAGCGGACTGGATCCCTACAAGCGCGAAGGCCTGTCGATCGTCGGCGACCTCGTGAAGATCACGCGTAATGCCCGGATGGCCGGGATGCTGGAGCGTTGA
- a CDS encoding YggS family pyridoxal phosphate-dependent enzyme produces the protein MAALRGRIDDACRRAGRETGEVTLLAVSKTFPAEAVQEAHAAGQRCFGESRQQEAAPKIEALPADIEWHFIGGLQRNKARKVVTAFPVIHSVDSLRLAEYLDRVAGEEGRRPRIYLEVNVAGEESKGGFSPEELLASAQELAAFRHLQVEGLMAIPPDEQSEARRWFAATRELRDRLRAESSLTLPGLSMGMSADFEDAVLEGSSIVRVGSALFGYRSYPA, from the coding sequence TTGGCCGCTTTGCGCGGACGCATTGATGACGCTTGCCGTCGCGCCGGTCGTGAGACCGGCGAGGTGACGCTGCTCGCGGTGTCGAAGACTTTTCCCGCCGAGGCGGTGCAGGAGGCTCATGCAGCCGGCCAGCGCTGCTTCGGCGAGAGCCGCCAGCAGGAGGCCGCGCCGAAGATCGAGGCGCTGCCCGCGGACATCGAGTGGCATTTCATCGGCGGCCTCCAGCGGAACAAGGCGCGGAAGGTGGTGACGGCATTCCCCGTCATCCACAGCGTGGATTCCCTGCGGCTCGCCGAGTATCTCGACCGCGTGGCGGGCGAGGAGGGCCGCCGACCGCGGATCTATCTGGAGGTGAATGTGGCGGGCGAGGAGAGCAAGGGCGGCTTTTCCCCGGAGGAGCTGCTGGCCTCCGCGCAGGAGTTGGCGGCTTTCCGCCACCTGCAGGTCGAGGGCCTGATGGCCATCCCGCCGGACGAGCAGTCGGAGGCGCGCCGCTGGTTTGCCGCCACGCGGGAGCTGCGGGATCGCCTTCGTGCGGAGTCCAGCTTGACCTTGCCCGGCCTGAGCATGGGAATGAGCGCGGATTTCGAGGACGCGGTGCTGGAGGGTTCCTCCATCGTGCGCGTCGGCTCCGCACTCTTCGGTTATCGTTCCTATCCTGCATGA
- the abc-f gene encoding ribosomal protection-like ABC-F family protein → MLTIHKLTKTLGGRTLFRDAELSINWGERIALVGPNGAGKSTLFRMILGQEELDGGTIERDDYAITGYLAQEAGDPGDETVLEIAMGITPEMVGYLRALREHEAKGTTDDPEYAHAQDQFNLLNGYQLEPKAKKVLNGLGYKEADFHKTAREFSGGWIMRAYLARLLVMEPDLLMLDEPTNHLDLLSLLWFQRYLMNYPGAILMISHDRDFMDAIIESVVEIDPDAAELISYTGNYSAYLEQREARYEQKVQAYRNQNKEIEGHQDFIDRFRQVGSKAAQVQSRIKFLEKLERIEKPRAPRKPFKFAFPQPPRSNQKVIDLQKVAQAYGEKQIYKDLDLTIERGDKIVLVGPNGAGKSTLLKILAGVLPINGGKRDVGYATKLGYYSQHRSETLNEDNTVLEEVLASCTTLREEDARAILGSFLFRRTDVEKRCSVLSGGEKSRLNLVKFLVDPPNLLLMDEPTTHLDILSIDSLVSALKAYEGTLVFISHDVHFIRHLAETTLHINRNAADTGSVLTRYTGGYDYFLEKSGLNDDRGAVTA, encoded by the coding sequence GTGCTCACGATCCACAAGCTCACCAAGACCCTCGGCGGCCGCACGCTCTTCCGCGACGCCGAGCTTTCGATCAACTGGGGCGAACGCATCGCCCTGGTCGGACCGAACGGTGCGGGCAAATCGACGCTCTTCCGCATGATCCTCGGCCAGGAGGAGCTGGACGGCGGCACCATCGAGCGCGACGACTACGCCATCACCGGCTACCTCGCCCAGGAAGCGGGCGACCCGGGCGACGAGACCGTGCTGGAGATCGCCATGGGCATCACCCCGGAGATGGTCGGCTACCTGCGCGCCCTGCGTGAGCACGAGGCGAAGGGCACCACGGATGACCCGGAATACGCCCACGCCCAGGACCAATTCAACCTGCTGAATGGCTACCAGCTCGAGCCGAAGGCGAAGAAGGTCCTCAACGGCCTGGGCTACAAGGAAGCGGACTTCCACAAGACCGCCCGCGAATTCTCCGGCGGCTGGATCATGCGCGCCTACCTCGCCCGCCTGCTGGTGATGGAGCCCGACCTGCTGATGCTGGACGAGCCGACGAACCACCTCGACCTTCTCTCGCTCCTCTGGTTCCAGCGCTACCTGATGAACTACCCGGGCGCGATCCTGATGATCTCCCACGATCGCGACTTCATGGACGCCATCATCGAGAGCGTCGTGGAAATCGACCCGGACGCCGCCGAACTCATCTCCTACACCGGGAACTACTCCGCCTATCTCGAGCAGCGCGAGGCGCGCTACGAGCAGAAGGTGCAGGCCTACCGGAACCAGAACAAGGAGATCGAAGGGCACCAGGACTTCATCGACCGCTTCCGCCAGGTCGGCTCGAAGGCCGCGCAGGTGCAGTCCCGCATCAAGTTCCTCGAAAAGCTGGAGCGCATCGAGAAGCCGCGCGCCCCGCGCAAGCCCTTCAAGTTCGCCTTCCCGCAGCCACCCCGCTCGAACCAGAAGGTGATCGACTTGCAAAAGGTCGCCCAGGCCTACGGCGAGAAGCAGATCTACAAGGACCTCGACCTCACCATCGAGCGCGGCGACAAGATCGTCCTCGTCGGCCCGAACGGCGCCGGCAAGTCCACCCTGCTCAAGATCCTCGCCGGCGTGCTGCCCATCAATGGCGGCAAGCGCGACGTGGGCTACGCCACCAAGCTCGGCTACTACTCCCAGCACCGCTCCGAGACGCTCAATGAGGACAATACCGTCCTCGAGGAAGTGCTCGCGAGCTGCACCACGCTGCGCGAGGAAGACGCCCGCGCGATCCTTGGGTCCTTCCTTTTCCGCCGCACGGACGTGGAGAAGCGCTGCTCCGTCCTCTCCGGGGGCGAGAAGTCCCGCCTCAACCTGGTGAAATTCCTCGTCGATCCGCCGAACCTGCTGCTGATGGACGAGCCGACGACCCACCTCGACATCCTCTCCATCGACTCGCTGGTCAGCGCGCTGAAGGCGTATGAAGGCACGCTCGTCTTCATCTCCCACGACGTCCACTTCATCCGCCACCTCGCCGAGACGACGCTGCACATCAACCGCAACGCCGCGGACACCGGCAGCGTCCTCACCCGCTACACCGGCGGCTACGACTACTTCCTCGAGAAGAGCGGCCTGAACGACGACCGCGGCGCGGTGACGGCGTGA